From Xenopus laevis strain J_2021 chromosome 7L, Xenopus_laevis_v10.1, whole genome shotgun sequence, one genomic window encodes:
- the rabac1.L gene encoding Rab acceptor 1 (prenylated) L homeolog: MAGKNGDDFSDVAEEGPGGILNKMFPKMITQTAAKDWINRRRAHIRPWRNFVDQRRFSRPPNFGELCKRMTRNVEHFQSNYIFIFLGLILYCIITSPMLLIALAVFFGGCYIIYLRTLESKMVLFGRELSTANQYGLAGAVSFPFFWLAGAGAAVFWVIGATLVVIGSHASFHEIEGEVEELQMEPV; the protein is encoded by the exons ATGGCGGGGAAGAACGGGGACGATTTTAGTGATGTAGCAGAAGAGGGACCAGGTGGAATCCTTAACAA AATGTTTCCTAAAATGATCACTCAGACTGCTGCGAAGGACTGGATTAACAGACGTCGTGCGCATATCCGCCCGTGGAGGAATTTTGTGGATCAGCGGCGTTTCTCTCGCCCTCCCAACTTCGGAGAACTGTGCAAGCGTATGACAAGGAATGTTGAGCATTTTCAAAgcaactatatatttatcttccttggactcatcttgtaCTGCAT AATCACCTCTCCGATGTTGCTGATCGCTTTAGCTGTGTTTTTTGGAGGTTGTTACATTATTTACCTGAGGACTCTGGAGTCGAAGATGGTTTTGTTTG GACGAGAGCTTAGCACAGCAAATCAGTATGGCTTGGCGGGTGCTGTGTCATTCCCCTTTTTCTGGCTTGCAGGAGCAGGTGCTGCTGTCTTCTGGGTTATTG GTGCCACGCTTGTTGTGATTGGGTCCCACGCATCTTTTCATGAGATTGAGGGAGAGGTTGAAGAATTGCAGATGGAACCCGTGTAA
- the rabac1.L gene encoding rab acceptor 1 (prenylated) L homeolog isoform X1 encodes MFPKMITQTAAKDWINRRRAHIRPWRNFVDQRRFSRPPNFGELCKRMTRNVEHFQSNYIFIFLGLILYCIITSPMLLIALAVFFGGCYIIYLRTLESKMVLFGRELSTANQYGLAGAVSFPFFWLAGAGAAVFWVIGATLVVIGSHASFHEIEGEVEELQMEPV; translated from the exons ATGTTTCCTAAAATGATCACTCAGACTGCTGCGAAGGACTGGATTAACAGACGTCGTGCGCATATCCGCCCGTGGAGGAATTTTGTGGATCAGCGGCGTTTCTCTCGCCCTCCCAACTTCGGAGAACTGTGCAAGCGTATGACAAGGAATGTTGAGCATTTTCAAAgcaactatatatttatcttccttggactcatcttgtaCTGCAT AATCACCTCTCCGATGTTGCTGATCGCTTTAGCTGTGTTTTTTGGAGGTTGTTACATTATTTACCTGAGGACTCTGGAGTCGAAGATGGTTTTGTTTG GACGAGAGCTTAGCACAGCAAATCAGTATGGCTTGGCGGGTGCTGTGTCATTCCCCTTTTTCTGGCTTGCAGGAGCAGGTGCTGCTGTCTTCTGGGTTATTG GTGCCACGCTTGTTGTGATTGGGTCCCACGCATCTTTTCATGAGATTGAGGGAGAGGTTGAAGAATTGCAGATGGAACCCGTGTAA